The sequence AATATTAAAAATTTAGGGCCTGATGAAGTTCATATAAAATTATTCACTGATGTTAAAGCCGTTATAAAAGTAAATGTAATAGCAAAATAAGTGGAGGAGAAATGGAATTTGAAAATTTAAAAAAAATTCCTCATAGTTTAGAAGCAGAAAGAGCATTAATAGGTGGAATCTTCTATAATCAAGATTTATTCGATGAAATTAGAGATATTGTTAATGCTGGAGATTTCTATAAAATAGAACATTCATCTATTTATGCTGCAATAGAAAAAGTTTATTCTGAAAATAAAGGAATAGATGGAATTTTAATAGAGGAAGAAATAAAAAAAAGTAATTCAAAAAATAAAGATGAAATATTGGAAATATTAAGTGATATTTTAGATGAAATTACGAGTTCATATAATCTTTTAGAATATGCAAATCTAATTAAAGAAAAAGCTATGTTAAGAAGACTAGGAAATGTAGGAGCAGAGATAACTCAACTTGCCTATAATGATGTCAGAGTAGCAGAAGAAATTATAGATGAAGCAGAAGCAAAGGTTTTAAATTTATCAAAAAATATTTTAAAAAATAATATAGTAGATATGAAAACTGCTGGTGTTGCAGAAATAATGAGAATGGAAAGAGTCAGTGAAAACAGAGGAAAGACTTTGGGAATACCAACGGGTTTTATTGATTTAGACAAAATGACTAGTGGACTTAATAATTCTGATTTAATAATTTTAGCAGCAAGACCAGCTATGGGAAAAACTGCTTTTGCTTTGAATTTAGCTTTAAATGCTGGAAAAGAAAAAAAGAATGTATTAGTATTCAGTCTCGAAATGCCAGTCCAACAATTGTATCAAAGACTTTTGTCAATTGAATCAGGCATTTCACAAAATAAATTAAAAAATGCTTATCTTGAAGAACAAGATTGGGAAAAGTTAACAATAGCAACAGGAATTTTGTCTAATTCAAATATATTTGTTGCCGATTTACCTCATACAAATGTTTTAGAAATTAGATCCTATGCTAGGAAAATGAAAAGCCAAAAACAATTAGATTTAATTATAATAGATTATTTACAATTAATAAATGGTTCAGGTAGAGGTGGTTCTGAATTCAATAGACAACAAGAAATTTCAGATATATCAAGAGCATTGAAAGGACTTGCCAGAGAACTAGATGTGCCTGTTATTGCACTTTCTCAATTATCAAGAGCAGTTGAAAGTAGAGTAGATAAAAGACCTATGCTTTCAGATTTAAGAGAATCTGGAGCAATAGAACAAGATGCTGATATAGTTGCTTTTTTGTATAGGGAAGAATATTATATACCAGACACAGAAAATAAAGGTATAACAGAATTAATTATAGGAAAACATAGAAATGGAGCTACTGGGACAGTAAAGCTTAATTTCTTAAGTGAATTTACAAAGTTTACAAATTACACAGATCAGGTTAAATAAATTTTAGAAGGGATGATATTTTTGAAAAAAGCAGAATTACTAGCACCTGCTGGGAATATGGAAAAATTTAAGATGGCATTACATTATGGAGCAGATGCTGTATTTATGGGTGGAAAGATGTTTAATTTAAGGGCAGGGAGCAATAATTTTTCTGATGAAGAATTAGAAGAAGCAGTAGCTTATGCTCATGAAAGAGGGAAAAGAGTTTATATAACTCTTAATATAATTCCACACAATGATGAACTAGAAGCTTTACCTGAATATGTAAAGTTTTTAGAAAAAGTAGGAGTAGATGGGGTTATTGTTGCTGACTTAGGAGTTTTTCAAGTTGTAAAAGAAAATTCTAATTTGAACATTAGTATCAGTACACAAGCAAGTAATACGAACTGGAGATCAGTTAAAATGTGGAAAGATATGGGAGCAAAAAGAGTTGTTCTTGCAAGAGAAATTTCTTTGGAAAATATAAAAGAAATTAGAGAAAAAGTTCCTGATATAGAATTAGAAGTTTTTATTCATGGAGCTATGTGTATGGCAATTTCTGGAAGATGTCTACTAAGTAACTATATGACAGGTAGAGATGCAAACAGAGGAGATTGTGCTCAAGCATGTAGATGGAAATATTCATTAGTTGAAGAAACAAGACCTGATGAAACTATGCCAGTGTATGAAGATGAACATGGAACATATATTTTTAACTCAAAAGATTTATGCACTATTGAAATGATAGATAAAATCTTAGATGCAGGAGTAGATTCACTTAAAATTGAAGGAAGAATGAAAGGAATTTATTATGTATCTAACTGTGTAAAAGTATATAAGGACGCCTTAAATTCTTATTATAGTGGAAATTATGAATATAATCCTGAATGGAGAAATGAACTTGAATCTATTTCAAATAGATCATATACAGAAGGTTTCTACCATGGGAAAGCAGGAGTAGAATCTTTAAACTATAACAATAGAAATTCATATAGTCAAACACATAAATTAGTTGCTAAAATAGAGAAAAAATTAAGTGAGAATGAGTATTTAGTAGCAATTAGAAATAAATTATTTGTTGGGCAAGAAGTTCAAATTGTTAGTCCAGAAATAAAAGTTAGAGATTTTATAATGCCTGAAATGATTTTATTGGATAAAATGGGAAGGGAAACTGAAAGTGTTGAATCAGCAAATCCAAATTCATTTGTAAAAATAAAAACAAATACACCTATGAATGAACTTGATATGCTAAGAATTGTTTTATAAAAAATAAAGGGGCTGTTACAAACTTACAAATGAGATAAAAAATAGTTCATTACTAGCTAAATTTCTTAATGATAAAAAATCAAGAATTCGCATCATTAGAATGTAATTTCACTTATTTTCATTTCAATAGTTTGATTTGTAACAGCCTTATTTTTCTAATAGAATTTTAAATTTAGTCTACAGTGATATAAGCATCTTTAATTTTACAAGATGCAACATTAGGTTCATTTAAAACGGCTCTAAATTCCCACTTCTTACCTTTTTCAAGTTCATCAATTGTAGCAATAGCATCTCCAACTCTATTTCCATCTTTATCAAAACAAGGAATGGAAAGACGAAGATTTTTCTTTGTGCTTCCATTATGAGATAATTTTCCAGTTACAACAGCAGAATATTGGTCAATTTCTAATTCTACACCAGAAAATTTATATTTTGTATCTTTAACTTTAACTTCGCTATCACTTCCACCAATTACACTTCCAATTAGTTTACCAGTTGTTTTTATAACAGCACCTGTAACTGAACCAACTGCTTTTACTGTACCTCCAACAACACTTCCAGCTGCACTTACAACACCACAAGCGACAAGAGATAAACTTAAACCTATCATAACAATAATTTTTTTCATATACATCAGCCCTTTAAAAATTTTTTCTTATATTATATTAGAATTTGTCTTTTTAGTAAAGGTTTAAAAAAT is a genomic window of Fusobacterium nucleatum containing:
- a CDS encoding FxLYD domain-containing protein; protein product: MKKIIVMIGLSLSLVACGVVSAAGSVVGGTVKAVGSVTGAVIKTTGKLIGSVIGGSDSEVKVKDTKYKFSGVELEIDQYSAVVTGKLSHNGSTKKNLRLSIPCFDKDGNRVGDAIATIDELEKGKKWEFRAVLNEPNVASCKIKDAYITVD
- a CDS encoding peptidase U32 family protein — protein: MKKAELLAPAGNMEKFKMALHYGADAVFMGGKMFNLRAGSNNFSDEELEEAVAYAHERGKRVYITLNIIPHNDELEALPEYVKFLEKVGVDGVIVADLGVFQVVKENSNLNISISTQASNTNWRSVKMWKDMGAKRVVLAREISLENIKEIREKVPDIELEVFIHGAMCMAISGRCLLSNYMTGRDANRGDCAQACRWKYSLVEETRPDETMPVYEDEHGTYIFNSKDLCTIEMIDKILDAGVDSLKIEGRMKGIYYVSNCVKVYKDALNSYYSGNYEYNPEWRNELESISNRSYTEGFYHGKAGVESLNYNNRNSYSQTHKLVAKIEKKLSENEYLVAIRNKLFVGQEVQIVSPEIKVRDFIMPEMILLDKMGRETESVESANPNSFVKIKTNTPMNELDMLRIVL
- the dnaB gene encoding replicative DNA helicase, with protein sequence MEFENLKKIPHSLEAERALIGGIFYNQDLFDEIRDIVNAGDFYKIEHSSIYAAIEKVYSENKGIDGILIEEEIKKSNSKNKDEILEILSDILDEITSSYNLLEYANLIKEKAMLRRLGNVGAEITQLAYNDVRVAEEIIDEAEAKVLNLSKNILKNNIVDMKTAGVAEIMRMERVSENRGKTLGIPTGFIDLDKMTSGLNNSDLIILAARPAMGKTAFALNLALNAGKEKKNVLVFSLEMPVQQLYQRLLSIESGISQNKLKNAYLEEQDWEKLTIATGILSNSNIFVADLPHTNVLEIRSYARKMKSQKQLDLIIIDYLQLINGSGRGGSEFNRQQEISDISRALKGLARELDVPVIALSQLSRAVESRVDKRPMLSDLRESGAIEQDADIVAFLYREEYYIPDTENKGITELIIGKHRNGATGTVKLNFLSEFTKFTNYTDQVK